The Sporocytophaga myxococcoides DSM 11118 genome segment TGTAACATCTCACTGTATTCATTTGTCTCAGGAACTGCCAATCAAGATTATAAAAAATCAGACGGCAAAAATAATTTAAACATGTTCTGAACTTCAGCGGGCGCCATCTGAAATCGGGACCATTAGTAAGTTCAAAATTTAATCTGACAAAAAATGAAAAAAATATTAAAATCACTATATGTTGTTGCCATCCTAAGTGTTGGCTTAATTACAGAAACATTAGCCCAAAAGAACTGGCTTGATGAATCCTTTGGAAGAAAAGGAATTCTCAGATATGATGATTTAACCCTGACAAAAGACTTTGACGAAGCCGCAGCAGTCTATTTGGAAGACAAGCTTTTATTATTAGGGATTGACACTTCCAATAGGGCGAATGGTTTCACCCTGGTCAGACTGAAAAATGACGGAAGCCCTGACTATTCCTTTATACCAAGGAGAATCATCGAAACTGATTCAACAGATTATTTTTCTCAAATTCTAGTCACGCCAGACAAAAAAATTGTTCTTTTTGGAATGAAAAATAAGGCGTTACACGAATATGAACATACTATATTAAAGTTTAATCAAAATGGTTTAGCAGACCAGGGATTTGGCAACAAAGGTTTGGTTACTATTCCACGGGATAAGAATTACATTGAACAGCTCCAATCCGCCATTATACAGTCTGATGGAAAAATTGTCTTTGCCATAACCTCAATGGATTTGAGAACGACTTATGATGCAGAACTTAAACCAAATAAAATAACTTTCTTCAGACTGAATATTGACGGAAGTAATGATGGGAGCTTTGGCAATGGGGGTCCGGTTAGTTATGCAATCTCCTATATAAATCCAGAGTTGAGTATGAACCTTCAGCCGGATGGCAAAATACTGGTTGGAGGAGCCTATACAAAAAACTGGAGCACTAATTCTGCCGCTATCACTCAAATCCGTCTAAATGCAGATGGAAGCTTAGATAAGAGTTTCGCCAACAATGGGGCGATTGAAATTTCTTACCATGATTTGGGAATTGATACGACCTCATCAAAAGTTAGATTTGTTCAAAACCCGGTTTTTCTTGATGATAATCAAATGATATATACATTGACTGAATGTCCTAATATAGGTTCGTATTCAGATTGTGTTTCAAAAATATACAGACTTAAATCTGATGGCACTCCGGACTTCGATTTTCAAATAAATTATGATGAGGTAAGCACATTGCCATATGCAGATTATGGATATTCTAAAACTTCTGATAATAATCTTCTTTTGAAAGATGAATTTGGATTTCGTAAGATAAAGCTAGACCCATCTAAAATTTCGATAGTCGCTAATATACAGAATGAACAAAAGTTTTTATTCAGGCCATTTCCCAATCCGTCAAACGGAAACTTTGCTATAGAAAATGCAATGTCGGTTCAACAAGTGGTATTGACGAACAGTTTAGGTCAAATAGAAACCTTTGATGATGCTTCAAATATCCAGACTCAAATGAAAGGCTTACTCTTTGCAACTGTAAAAACTTCAAATGGCAGTTACAGTTTTAAAGTCGAAGTATTCTGATAATTGATTTAAATAAAAAAGCTGCAAGACAAGTCATGCAGCTTTTTTATGAGTATGAAATTTCAAAGGTTTTGAAATAAAATAAATTCCTAGATCAAAGCAAAAATTCACCTTATTTATTGCTTAACCAATTTCCCATGCGATATCCCACTGGAATGATGCATCAATATAATGTAACTTCCTTTAGGCAACATATGAATATCTACTTGAGTCCATGCACGTGATGTGATCACCACATTCCCTAACATATCACAGATATCAATTCTGTTTATATTCATATTCTCAGGATTGTGAATATTCAGATACTCACTTCCAGGATTTGGATAAAGTAATAAAGACGATTTATCCGCTTTCCCAGGTAAAAAAAGACCCGTGGTCGTACCAAAGAATTCTCTGAAAACTCTTTCAAGGGCGGTATTAATGGTGGTCGTATCCACAGGCCTATCCCATCCGTCATATAATCCGAATGAAGATTCCTTATAAGAATGGTAGGTGAAATGATATCCAAGACTATCAAAAATATGCAATGCGTCTGCAGCCCATCGGTCTCCACCTTTATCATTATTAAAGGTATTTCTGGCTGCGCCAAACTCTCCAAAATACACCGGATAACCTTTGTCCTCTATATATTTTGAGTATGCAGTAATTTTCTCCACCAGATATTGATAGTTTCTAGCCCCTAGTGGCGCGTTGGAAGGTGAATTATAAAATTCAGTTGTAATAGATGCGGTAGCACCTGCTGGGATATTATCACCTTTCATCCAGCCACTTATTACATATTTGTGGCCTTTTGTTACTCTAAAACCAAAATTGGGGCAAATGACAGATGCTGCCGCTTTATTTCCGGAGATTGCCACAGAATAATTGTCGTTATGACCAATTGATTTTTCTTCTGAATAAGCCCCTGAGCCATCTGCTGAATACCACCAGTATGTGCCGGAAGTAGGATTTACAGAAAAGACGGTTCTGATTTCATTACCATTCTCATCTAGTTCTTTCAGCACAAAATCATCAAAATAAACTTTACCTGCTCCTATTTTATTGGACACAAAAACAACCCTCCCCATTAAAATTTCATCGCTTGTTACTGTGAAGGGCTTTCCGGTATAATATTTCCAACCGCTGGTACCAGAGCTTATGGAAGGATTGGTGTAGTTTCCGGTAAAATATGTAGCATCAGATGGCGCAGTGATATTATCTTCGTCAGGATACTTTCCCCCATCCCCGGTATTAGCCCAGTCAAGATTCTGATGAGTAAATTCATAAGGATCATAAAGGTGGACGGTATACATAAGATTTTCTTCCGTAATCTGCGGGTAATTATTGTTCGCATCGGAATAGCTATAATCACAATTCAATGCTAGAGCTCTTTCTGTCACAATCAGGTGATTGACATCAACGCTCCTTATGCTATCGATAATTTGCTGAGCAAGGTTGCTCCAGTTTTGAATGCTCCCAGATGGTGTTGGTTCATTCAGAATATCATAAGCTCCGATCTGAGGTTCATCTTTATAACGATCAGCAATTGCTTTCCAAAGAGCTGAAAGTCGCTTTTGATTTTCAAGGTTTGTCCATAAAGCATCTCCTTTACAAGCTGACTGGTAACCTCCCTGCGGTACATGCATGTTAAGTATCAGAAAAATACCGTGATTTTTAGCCCATTGCACATTTTTATCTATCCAGTCCCACCCACTTTGTTTATAAGTATAAGGATTAGCATCATCTTCGAATGTTTTATAGTTTAAATAAAACCGGATGGCATTCATTCCAAGATTATGAACTCGTTGTAAATCAACTTCTGAATGGTGAAGTGAAGGAGACAGGTTATCAGAATAAACAACATTACCAAAAGCCATCCCTCTGAGATATATTTCCTCCCCCTTAAATTTGAGTTTTTTGCCTTCTCTTTTTACAAAATCCTGAGAATAGGAATTGATGACTACAAGAAATAAGCTTAATGCAAACAGTAATTTTCTTTTCATATAGTGGAGTATAGTTGAGTATTGTCATTACCATAATTAGGATGTACAATTATGGCATGTTTCCAATAATAACTATTCACAAAACCCGAAAAATGCTTCTCAAAAAATGCAATTTATTTCTACTCAGGCTTTTCCTGAAACTCAGATGGAGTCTTGCCTGTCATACTTTTGAATACTCTATTAAAACTTCCCGGACTGCTAAAACCAACAGAATAGGCAATTTCACTTATATTAAGGTCAGATTCTTTTAAAAGTCTTTTTGCTTCGTTTATCCTGATTTGGTTTACATAGGTTTTAAAATTAACCTGGAATTTGTCCGAAATCGTGTCTGAAATATATCTTTGGTTTACACCAGTGGCTTTAGATATTTGAGAAAGATCCAATTCCGAATTATTAAAATTCTCATTGATATAGTCTAAAAAACTAAAGCCCGTTTCAGGCTTTTCGTCTATTGTCACAGGTCTATACCGAATATTAACAGAATTTGAATTCTCGCCAGATTTTAAACCCTTTAAATAAAACCGAAGTAACAAACTCAAAACAACGAAAAATTCTCCAATTGCCATAGCTACCAGGACTTCTGTGTTGTCTCTGTAAAAACGCACCTTGTATAATTCTATAGCACTTTCCTTCCCGAGTATAGGGTTAAGGCCAGTTGCAAAAGAAAGCTGATTCAGGCTATTCCATTCCGGCTCGGAAAAATCACTTTTGGGCTGACCAATAGCTGTAAACCACCAGTCTGGAGTAGAAAAATTTTTAAATTTTAACCTCAAGGTCTGCCTTTTATCCGAGATTTCAACATTTGTTGAGGTATGCCGATCCCTCAACCTGTGATTTGTATCTTTGACATTTTTGTCCTTTGTAACTAAAAAGATAAGAAGATCTGAAACGTTTTTTGAGGAAACTCTAACTTCCAATCTGTTGTAATCCGAAACATCAAAAACCTGATATTCAGCTTTTGCGAGATTAATTCCTGAATAAGGCACCACAAATCCCTTTTTAAGCATGAAGTGAAAACCTATAACAGAATCATTCCGGTTTGAGCTTAATACTGTTGACATGCCATTGTCATTTTTGTCAGTATAAAAATTCACATTCAGCTTTTCGGCCGAAGGAAAAAGTACCAATTCTTCTTTATGAAAGAAGACAAAAAATATTACAATAAGTAAAGCAATGCTAATTGCAATTACCCGGATGCTAGCAGCATCCTGAATAAAATTTCGGAATAGATTTTTATTGAATGTCTTGGGAATGGGTCCCTTCATATAAGTAAAAAGAGCAAGGAAGATTTATTGCTGGACGAAAATAATACTCCTTAGTATACTTTTAGAAAAAAGAAGAGAATAAATTGACCAGATGTTTAACCGAATGCAAAGATTGAAATTAAAATAATATATCCCACCGGGAGGGATGTCATCAAAAACACTATTCCAATAGTCTTCAAATTTTGAAGGGTTTTAGATAAAATCAAGCATGTCTGATAATAGGCAATCAATATGCCGTGAACCACACATACAAATTATTTGACTCAAAAAACAATAAATATTGAGCCGAATAGGGTCCTCTATTCGACTCAATATTTTAAAACCGTATGTGGCTTTGAAATGAAAACTTCCGTCGAAAGCTTTACATTTATGGCATGTGACATTCGGGTGAGTTTAGGTTTGCTTAAGCGATGTCTTTAAATTTGTAAATGAAAAATGGCCAAAAAAAAGGCTGCCCAAATGGACAGCCTCTTTATCTTTAATAATCACTTAAGGAGGATTATTGCTGTACTTTTACATTGATTGTAATTGCTCCAGAAGTTGTAGCAGATCCAGTAATGCTCTTTACAAGCACTAGACCATTTTTTCCATCAACAGTTTTGAATGCGAATACCTGATTAGCAGCAAGATTTTTAACCTGAGAATCAGTAGCGCCAGAAGCAGCTAGTTCAATTTCAGAACCATAGGTTATTGCATTAAACGCAGCCTCATTTAAAGAAGTAGTTTTAAATACAGTTGCATTTTTTGTAGTCCAAGTTTGAAGACCGCTGGTAGCATTGTTATAGATTGCAGCTGCATCTCCGTTGCTTGGAGCAGCAATTGCAGCACCATTAGTTGCACCATGGTAATAAACAAAGTCAACAAGGCTTTGGTTAGTTTTAGCAGCAGCCTGTCCGTATACTGTATTTGTATTTACATCATAAAAACTTCCTGTAGTTGCATTGTTCTCGTTACCAAGCAATACTGCACTGTAAGTGTTGATTGCGCCTGACTGAGCAGTACCAATTGTCACTTTGATAGATTTGCTTGTTGAATTTCCGTCTTTGTCAGTAACTACAAATGTATACGTATCAGAAGTTCCTAGATCGGAAGAAACCACAGTAGAGATTTCGCCTTGATAAGTATTTTGATTAGATCCAGTTAGGTTGTAAGGATTTGAACCAGCACCATCCGGAGCATAATCAGCTAAATAAGCACCATCTTTTGTGATAGCGAAAGTCTTCATGTCTTTGTCACCTTTGTTAGCAACCCATTTTACTTTTAGAGTTGAACCTGGAGCTAAAGTAACATCACCTGTTGTATATCCTGTTCCTGCAACGAAGTCAAGGCTTGGTGCTGGTTTCGGATCATCATCATCAGAACAGCTTGATAAAAGTGCAACAGCCGCAAACGCCAGCATTGAAAAGAATTTTGAGATTTTTTTCATACTTTTTTAAATTGTTAAATTGTTTTAAGGTTAAATTAATTTAGGGTAAATATATAACTTTTTCTGTTACTCATGTTTTAGGAAAATGTTTCAAAAACGGTATAAAAATTACCTATTTTTAAACCGATTGCTTCTTATTTTGTTTAAATCACCACAAAGAAATAATAACTTATTAAAACTATGTTAAAAAGATTTTTTGTAATCAGTTTAATACTTTTCTCTCACTTATCTTATTCACAGTCAAAAAAACCAATCGGGATAGAAGATATCTGGCTCAAAGCCACATTCCGTCCGGAAATCCCCCAAGGGTTTTCCTGGATGAAGAATGACTCCTACTATACCGAACTGGTCAGCGATGAAACAACTCAGCGCCTCATCCAATTTGATGCCAAAAATGGACAAGAAGTAAAAACCATACTCTCTTCCTCAGAAATAACTATTCAGCCTCAGATAAATATAGAAGAATATTTTTTTAGTCCGGACGAAAGCATGCTCCTGATTGCCTCGGCAACTGAGCCTATTTACCGGAGATCTTCCAAAAGTATTTTTTATCTGATTAACCTTTCTACCAAAAAAACTACGCCGCTCTCCTCATCTGAAAAAATTGCTTACCCCACCTTTTCACCGGATGGGAAGAAAATAGCATATGTGAAAAACAATGATCTTTACTTTACCTCAGTTGCAGACGGAAAAGAAACCAGGATCACATTCTCCGGGATGATCAATAAAATCATTAATGGCAGTAGCGACTGGGTGTATGAAGAAGAATTTGAAATAACCAAAGCTTTTTCCTGGTCAGAGGACAGTAAAAAAATCGCTTTCCTGACTTTCGATGAGTCTGAAGTCAAAGAGTATAATATGCAACTATGGGATGGTTTATATCCGACAGATTATAGATTCAAGTATCCAAAAGCAGGCGAAAGAAATTCAGAAATTACAGTTTCCTGTTATTCAACGGAAGATAGCAAAACCAAAGAAATATTCTCAGGAAAAGGAAAGGACCTTTATATCCCAAGGCTTCAATGGACGAAAAATTCTTCTTTGCTGAGTTTTATAAGATTGAACAGACTGCAGAATCATATGGAGATTTTGCACGCTGATGTTTCCACGGGTAAAATTAACACTGCATATGAAGAAAAATCGGATACATATGTTGAAATTAATGACAATCTGTCCTACCTGGCCGATGGTAAGCACTTTATATTAACAAGTGAAAAATCAGGATTCAGACACATTTACTTATATAATCTTGAAGGAAAA includes the following:
- a CDS encoding delta-60 repeat domain-containing protein, translating into MKKILKSLYVVAILSVGLITETLAQKNWLDESFGRKGILRYDDLTLTKDFDEAAAVYLEDKLLLLGIDTSNRANGFTLVRLKNDGSPDYSFIPRRIIETDSTDYFSQILVTPDKKIVLFGMKNKALHEYEHTILKFNQNGLADQGFGNKGLVTIPRDKNYIEQLQSAIIQSDGKIVFAITSMDLRTTYDAELKPNKITFFRLNIDGSNDGSFGNGGPVSYAISYINPELSMNLQPDGKILVGGAYTKNWSTNSAAITQIRLNADGSLDKSFANNGAIEISYHDLGIDTTSSKVRFVQNPVFLDDNQMIYTLTECPNIGSYSDCVSKIYRLKSDGTPDFDFQINYDEVSTLPYADYGYSKTSDNNLLLKDEFGFRKIKLDPSKISIVANIQNEQKFLFRPFPNPSNGNFAIENAMSVQQVVLTNSLGQIETFDDASNIQTQMKGLLFATVKTSNGSYSFKVEVF
- a CDS encoding cellulase family glycosylhydrolase produces the protein MKRKLLFALSLFLVVINSYSQDFVKREGKKLKFKGEEIYLRGMAFGNVVYSDNLSPSLHHSEVDLQRVHNLGMNAIRFYLNYKTFEDDANPYTYKQSGWDWIDKNVQWAKNHGIFLILNMHVPQGGYQSACKGDALWTNLENQKRLSALWKAIADRYKDEPQIGAYDILNEPTPSGSIQNWSNLAQQIIDSIRSVDVNHLIVTERALALNCDYSYSDANNNYPQITEENLMYTVHLYDPYEFTHQNLDWANTGDGGKYPDEDNITAPSDATYFTGNYTNPSISSGTSGWKYYTGKPFTVTSDEILMGRVVFVSNKIGAGKVYFDDFVLKELDENGNEIRTVFSVNPTSGTYWWYSADGSGAYSEEKSIGHNDNYSVAISGNKAAASVICPNFGFRVTKGHKYVISGWMKGDNIPAGATASITTEFYNSPSNAPLGARNYQYLVEKITAYSKYIEDKGYPVYFGEFGAARNTFNNDKGGDRWAADALHIFDSLGYHFTYHSYKESSFGLYDGWDRPVDTTTINTALERVFREFFGTTTGLFLPGKADKSSLLLYPNPGSEYLNIHNPENMNINRIDICDMLGNVVITSRAWTQVDIHMLPKGSYIILMHHSSGISHGKLVKQ
- a CDS encoding helix-turn-helix domain-containing protein, which translates into the protein MKGPIPKTFNKNLFRNFIQDAASIRVIAISIALLIVIFFVFFHKEELVLFPSAEKLNVNFYTDKNDNGMSTVLSSNRNDSVIGFHFMLKKGFVVPYSGINLAKAEYQVFDVSDYNRLEVRVSSKNVSDLLIFLVTKDKNVKDTNHRLRDRHTSTNVEISDKRQTLRLKFKNFSTPDWWFTAIGQPKSDFSEPEWNSLNQLSFATGLNPILGKESAIELYKVRFYRDNTEVLVAMAIGEFFVVLSLLLRFYLKGLKSGENSNSVNIRYRPVTIDEKPETGFSFLDYINENFNNSELDLSQISKATGVNQRYISDTISDKFQVNFKTYVNQIRINEAKRLLKESDLNISEIAYSVGFSSPGSFNRVFKSMTGKTPSEFQEKPE